A genome region from Natronobeatus ordinarius includes the following:
- a CDS encoding alpha-ketoacid dehydrogenase subunit beta: MSSAVTTQELTLVEGVRDALAVEMGRDERVMVLGEDVGENGGVFRATEGLYEEFGEERVVDTPLAESGIVGSAIGLAMSGMRPVAEMQFSGFSYPAFDQLVSHASRIRYRSKGQYTCPLVVRMPYGAGIHAPEHHSESKEAFFAHEPGLDVVIPSTPADAKGLLSSAIRDPDPVIVMEPKRIYRSFRGPVPDGEYTVPIGEANVRREGADVSVFTWGAMCEPALGAAEELAGDVEVEVVDLRSLSPLDVETVTESVKKTGRAVVVHEAPMSGGFGGELAATIQEEALFYLEAPIERVTGLDTHVPLHALEDFYLPNAARIVDAVESTMRV; this comes from the coding sequence ATGAGTTCGGCGGTCACCACGCAGGAGTTGACGCTGGTCGAGGGCGTCCGCGACGCCCTCGCAGTCGAGATGGGCCGCGACGAGCGTGTGATGGTCCTCGGCGAGGACGTCGGCGAGAATGGCGGCGTCTTCCGCGCCACCGAGGGGCTCTACGAGGAGTTCGGCGAGGAACGCGTCGTAGACACGCCGCTCGCGGAGTCGGGTATCGTCGGCTCCGCCATCGGCCTGGCGATGTCGGGGATGCGCCCGGTCGCCGAGATGCAGTTCTCGGGCTTTTCCTACCCCGCGTTCGACCAGCTCGTGAGCCACGCCTCGCGGATCCGGTATCGCTCGAAGGGACAGTACACCTGCCCGCTCGTCGTCCGGATGCCCTACGGCGCTGGTATCCACGCGCCCGAACACCACTCCGAGTCGAAGGAGGCCTTTTTCGCCCACGAACCCGGCCTCGACGTGGTCATCCCGAGCACGCCCGCCGACGCCAAGGGACTGCTCTCGAGTGCGATCCGCGACCCCGACCCCGTGATCGTCATGGAACCCAAGCGGATCTACCGGTCGTTCCGCGGGCCGGTCCCCGACGGCGAGTACACCGTTCCGATCGGTGAGGCGAACGTGCGCCGCGAGGGCGCGGACGTCTCCGTCTTCACCTGGGGCGCGATGTGCGAACCCGCACTCGGCGCGGCCGAGGAACTCGCGGGCGACGTCGAGGTCGAGGTCGTGGATCTGCGCTCGCTCTCCCCGCTCGACGTCGAGACGGTGACCGAGTCCGTAAAGAAGACCGGCCGGGCCGTCGTCGTCCACGAGGCCCCCATGAGCGGCGGATTCGGCGGCGAACTCGCCGCGACGATCCAGGAGGAAGCACTGTTCTACCTCGAGGCCCCCATCGAGCGCGTCACCGGCCTCGACACGCACGTCCCGCTGCACGCACTCGAGGACTTCTACCTGCCCAACGCCGCCCGGATCGTCGACGCAGTCGAGTCGACGATGCGCGTGTAA
- a CDS encoding METTL5 family protein, whose protein sequence is MPSRRTLARRLESVTDFAEPSVDLEQYLTPPDVAAHVLHFASLQGDLTNRLVVDLGTGTGMFAIGASQFAPARVVGLDVDPEALTLARANERRVGGETPIDWVRGDAARPPLGVDSAIVLSNPPFGAQRRHADRPFLESARALAAVSYTIHNEGSQSFVESFAADHGGEVTHAFRATFDLEHRFAFHAEASRELEAEVFRIEWA, encoded by the coding sequence ATGCCTTCGCGGCGCACCCTCGCCCGCCGACTCGAGTCCGTCACCGACTTCGCCGAGCCGTCGGTCGACTTAGAGCAGTATCTCACCCCGCCCGACGTTGCCGCACACGTCCTTCATTTCGCGTCACTGCAGGGCGATCTGACCAACCGACTCGTCGTCGACCTCGGCACCGGGACGGGGATGTTCGCCATCGGCGCCTCGCAGTTCGCACCGGCGCGCGTCGTCGGCCTCGACGTCGACCCCGAGGCCCTGACGCTCGCTCGAGCGAACGAACGACGCGTCGGTGGTGAGACGCCGATCGACTGGGTTCGTGGCGACGCGGCCCGCCCCCCGCTCGGGGTCGACTCGGCGATCGTTCTCTCGAACCCGCCCTTTGGCGCCCAGCGCCGCCACGCCGATCGGCCGTTCCTCGAAAGCGCACGCGCGCTCGCAGCCGTCTCCTACACCATCCACAACGAGGGAAGCCAGTCGTTCGTCGAGTCGTTCGCCGCCGACCACGGCGGCGAGGTCACCCACGCCTTCCGTGCGACGTTCGACCTCGAGCACCGCTTTGCCTTTCACGCCGAAGCGTCGCGCGAACTCGAGGCGGAGGTCTTTCGGATCGAGTGGGCCTGA
- a CDS encoding cell division protein FtsA has product MAKGLDVGTMNILSAQQDGNDTVFVQQRNSFVEIEYSDMAEQMLSRSDVLHIRKDDKVYVVGDDALNFANIFNKETRRPMKHGILSSDEKSAIPMMKLIIEQVVGEPAYPDEKLYFSTPADPIDSDLSTLYHQKTIESFLNEMGYDAEPINEGMSVIYSELADNNFTGLGISFGAGMTNVCLAYYAVPVMKFSVARGGDWVDESAARATGTPVDKVTSIKEDDFELDFTTDVGGVEGALSIYYENLLDYVIEHIVREVDDEDVEEGLDVPVVVTGGTSSPNGFEALFRDHLEDANIPFSISGVSHADEPLYSVARGGLVAARSDEDVDHGEAEAEAPAE; this is encoded by the coding sequence ATGGCCAAAGGCCTAGACGTTGGGACGATGAACATCCTGTCTGCCCAGCAGGATGGCAACGACACGGTGTTTGTACAGCAGCGCAACTCCTTCGTGGAGATCGAGTACTCGGACATGGCCGAGCAGATGCTCTCACGAAGCGACGTGCTCCACATTCGGAAAGACGATAAGGTGTACGTCGTCGGTGACGACGCCCTGAACTTCGCGAACATCTTCAACAAGGAGACGCGCCGCCCGATGAAACACGGGATTCTCTCCTCGGACGAGAAGAGCGCGATTCCGATGATGAAACTCATCATCGAACAGGTCGTCGGCGAACCCGCCTATCCGGACGAGAAGCTCTACTTCTCGACTCCCGCCGATCCGATCGACTCCGACCTCTCGACGCTGTACCACCAGAAGACGATCGAATCGTTCCTCAACGAGATGGGGTACGACGCCGAGCCGATCAACGAGGGGATGTCCGTCATCTACTCCGAGCTCGCGGACAACAACTTCACTGGCCTCGGGATCTCCTTCGGTGCCGGGATGACGAACGTCTGTCTGGCCTACTACGCGGTGCCCGTCATGAAGTTCTCCGTCGCCCGCGGTGGTGACTGGGTCGACGAGTCGGCCGCCCGTGCCACCGGCACCCCGGTCGACAAAGTAACCTCGATCAAAGAGGACGACTTCGAACTCGACTTCACCACCGACGTCGGCGGCGTCGAGGGGGCGCTCTCGATCTACTACGAGAACTTACTCGACTACGTCATCGAACACATCGTTCGCGAAGTCGACGACGAAGACGTCGAGGAGGGACTGGACGTGCCCGTCGTCGTCACCGGCGGTACCTCGAGTCCGAACGGCTTCGAGGCGCTGTTCCGCGATCACTTAGAGGACGCCAACATCCCGTTCTCGATCAGCGGCGTCAGCCACGCCGACGAGCCGCTGTACAGCGTCGCCCGTGGTGGCCTCGTCGCGGCCCGCTCGGACGAGGACGTCGACCACGGCGAAGCGGAAGCCGAAGCACCGGCCGAATAA
- a CDS encoding DUF7139 domain-containing protein: protein MPAERSTDGYLFDLYRRYVGEPEARTDVYVGFGLFLGGIGLAIVALLLFAWSSTLEARSSAYFAWVQPAYALGMVALPATMLGIVALLPSERRVRYASIVGVATTLVAVGGFVHLYPADWNFYESGETAFSTVHVVAVYAIGLASISASTGAALIAHYLDLARAAESVELGSDDEDEEHYSDEEIRSDIDAAMEDVELSWGGVEKTEHKRLSFTEHEFEGVDLDVGTKTKRSSGVDSQVAGLKGLKGGETKTTTSSSTVDDQTEKLRALREQQQAEELATEESSGLLARLKNIFF from the coding sequence ATGCCAGCCGAACGGTCTACGGACGGGTACCTGTTCGACCTCTATCGTCGGTACGTCGGCGAACCGGAGGCTCGTACCGACGTCTACGTCGGATTCGGGTTGTTTCTCGGCGGAATCGGCCTCGCGATCGTCGCCCTGTTGCTGTTCGCCTGGAGTAGCACGCTCGAGGCACGGTCGTCGGCGTACTTCGCGTGGGTGCAGCCGGCGTACGCCCTCGGGATGGTCGCGCTCCCGGCGACGATGCTCGGGATCGTCGCGCTCCTCCCTTCCGAACGACGGGTCCGCTACGCCTCCATCGTCGGTGTCGCGACCACGCTCGTCGCCGTCGGCGGATTCGTCCACCTCTATCCCGCCGACTGGAACTTCTACGAGAGCGGCGAAACGGCGTTCAGCACCGTCCACGTCGTCGCCGTCTACGCGATCGGTCTGGCGAGTATTTCTGCGTCGACCGGCGCGGCACTGATCGCGCACTACCTCGATCTGGCGCGAGCGGCCGAGAGCGTCGAACTGGGCTCCGACGACGAGGACGAAGAACACTACTCCGACGAGGAGATCCGCAGCGACATCGACGCGGCGATGGAGGATGTCGAACTCTCCTGGGGCGGCGTCGAGAAGACCGAACACAAGCGCCTGAGCTTCACCGAACACGAGTTCGAGGGCGTCGACCTCGACGTCGGAACCAAGACGAAGCGCTCGAGCGGTGTCGACTCCCAGGTCGCCGGCCTCAAGGGGCTGAAAGGCGGTGAGACGAAGACGACGACCTCGAGTAGTACGGTCGACGATCAGACGGAGAAGCTGAGAGCGCTTCGTGAACAACAGCAGGCAGAGGAGCTAGCGACGGAGGAGTCGTCGGGACTGTTAGCCAGACTCAAAAATATCTTCTTCTGA
- the pdhA gene encoding pyruvate dehydrogenase (acetyl-transferring) E1 component subunit alpha, producing MSSLPDPLASIDHDRPDSDVYRVLDRDGSVLPSASVPDLTDDELRSMYEDVRLARRFDERMISLQRQGRISTYAPMTGQEGAQVASGYALDGDDWVFPTYREHALKYVHGMDLTALLLPLRGHRDGYAIPDDVNVLPEYIPIATQLPQAMGFAWGKELQGETDTVAMCHFGDGATSEGDFHEGMNFAGVFDAPVVFVCNNNQWAISVPRERQTASETIAQKADAYGIDGVRVDGTDPLAVYQVAREAVLKAKCPSADELRPSLLEVVLYRFGAHTTADDPSQYRDEEEAERWRRWDPVNRLERFLYETGRLDSETQSAIEDRVEEQLSAAIEEAEAAEADVSELAEHLREEPPERLEAQLAELESIRERYGEEAFRHS from the coding sequence ATGAGTAGTCTCCCAGATCCACTTGCCAGCATCGACCACGACCGACCCGATTCGGACGTCTATCGCGTCCTCGACAGGGACGGCAGCGTCCTTCCCAGCGCGTCAGTGCCGGACCTCACCGACGACGAACTCCGTTCGATGTACGAGGACGTCCGGCTCGCCCGCCGGTTCGACGAACGGATGATCAGCCTCCAGCGACAGGGTCGAATCTCGACGTACGCCCCGATGACCGGCCAGGAGGGAGCCCAGGTCGCAAGCGGCTACGCCCTCGACGGCGACGACTGGGTGTTCCCGACTTACCGCGAACACGCCCTGAAGTACGTCCACGGGATGGACCTCACCGCACTGCTGTTACCCCTCCGGGGCCACCGCGACGGCTACGCCATCCCCGACGACGTGAACGTCCTGCCCGAGTACATCCCAATTGCCACCCAGCTCCCCCAGGCGATGGGCTTCGCGTGGGGCAAGGAGCTCCAGGGCGAGACCGACACCGTCGCGATGTGTCACTTCGGCGACGGTGCGACCAGCGAGGGCGATTTCCACGAGGGGATGAACTTCGCCGGCGTCTTCGACGCCCCCGTCGTCTTCGTCTGTAACAACAACCAGTGGGCGATCTCGGTCCCGCGGGAACGTCAGACCGCCAGCGAGACGATCGCCCAGAAGGCCGACGCCTACGGCATCGACGGCGTCCGCGTCGACGGCACCGACCCGCTCGCGGTCTACCAGGTCGCCCGCGAGGCCGTCCTGAAGGCGAAGTGTCCCTCCGCGGACGAGCTCCGTCCCTCGCTGCTCGAGGTCGTCCTCTACCGCTTCGGCGCCCACACCACGGCGGACGATCCCTCCCAGTACCGCGACGAGGAGGAAGCCGAGCGCTGGCGCCGGTGGGATCCGGTGAACCGGCTCGAGCGGTTCCTCTACGAAACCGGCCGCCTCGACTCGGAGACGCAGTCGGCGATCGAGGATCGCGTCGAGGAACAGCTCTCGGCAGCCATCGAGGAGGCCGAAGCCGCGGAGGCGGACGTCTCGGAGCTGGCTGAGCACCTGCGCGAAGAGCCGCCCGAACGGCTCGAGGCACAGCTGGCGGAGCTCGAATCGATCCGCGAACGCTACGGCGAGGAGGCGTTCAGACACTCATGA
- a CDS encoding rhomboid family intramembrane serine protease, translating into MVPLEVVVAVCLAVALVASILALRSVDASSHRWRSRLRSRLLFGVPWGTLVVVAFVLAVYLLVQDGITDFDNPVVLPYRAWSYFYPLGMATASFTHASSGHLIGNLVGTLVAAPIAEYAWGHYPRDRDEGSTGSWLATPWIRAFVVFPLAVIAIGLVVSLFALGPVIGFSGVVYAFAGFAIVRYPIATLVATIGVQSVVSTTYRALTNAVFTYQAQPRPPSAPGWATTAVQGHALGFFLGFLIAVIVFSRRRYRPDPLRLWIALLVFAFSKGLWAIYWFEGGNTYVLFRGPGVVIVTGLAIVVTLAVVASDRPLLPASLRGRSAADPLAGRLERILELGLGGHRADARGRIRRLARGSPSESRLRDVTRKGAALSAVVLVVALISGPAIPANLFAPDASTNPDAAIDVRDYSVSYAEGVENEMISIVDVSAFGQNTTVESSGVIVSSADRNIWIEAVSAQRLAFDGGTTVEVGGPGWRETVHVERDGWTAAGNDTAYQVWLWADGDDRQLAHTSDPVRAEVRIEGRNVSVVPDDDGAFTLEVEGPGGAVSSVPIPAENATAEANGLTFEHDDGTIFAKTNGTVVPVASEE; encoded by the coding sequence ATGGTCCCGCTCGAGGTCGTGGTCGCTGTCTGCCTGGCCGTCGCGCTGGTGGCGTCGATCCTCGCACTCCGGTCGGTCGACGCGTCGAGCCACCGGTGGAGGAGTCGGCTCCGGAGTCGGCTGTTGTTCGGCGTCCCGTGGGGAACGCTCGTCGTCGTCGCGTTCGTCCTCGCGGTCTACCTGCTCGTCCAGGACGGGATCACCGACTTCGACAATCCGGTGGTGCTCCCCTACCGGGCGTGGTCGTACTTCTACCCGCTCGGGATGGCGACGGCGTCGTTCACTCACGCCAGTTCGGGACACCTGATCGGGAACCTCGTCGGAACGCTCGTCGCCGCGCCGATCGCGGAGTACGCCTGGGGACACTATCCGCGCGACCGCGACGAGGGCTCGACTGGGTCGTGGCTGGCGACCCCGTGGATTCGGGCGTTCGTCGTCTTTCCCCTCGCCGTGATCGCGATCGGGCTGGTGGTCAGCCTGTTCGCGCTCGGCCCCGTCATCGGCTTCTCCGGCGTCGTCTACGCCTTCGCGGGCTTCGCGATCGTCCGCTACCCGATCGCGACGCTCGTCGCGACGATCGGCGTCCAGAGCGTCGTGTCGACGACCTACCGGGCACTCACCAACGCGGTCTTTACCTACCAGGCCCAGCCCAGACCCCCGTCGGCGCCGGGGTGGGCGACGACCGCAGTCCAGGGACACGCACTCGGCTTCTTCCTCGGCTTTCTCATCGCCGTGATCGTCTTCTCCCGGCGGCGGTACCGCCCCGACCCGCTCCGGCTCTGGATCGCCCTCCTCGTCTTCGCCTTCTCGAAGGGACTGTGGGCGATCTACTGGTTCGAGGGCGGAAACACCTACGTCCTGTTTCGTGGCCCCGGCGTCGTGATCGTCACCGGGCTCGCCATCGTGGTCACGCTCGCGGTGGTCGCCTCCGACCGGCCGCTGCTCCCGGCGTCGCTTCGCGGCCGCTCGGCTGCCGATCCGCTGGCCGGCCGACTCGAGCGCATCCTCGAACTCGGCCTCGGCGGACACAGGGCGGACGCTCGAGGCCGGATTCGACGGCTCGCCAGGGGGAGCCCCTCCGAGTCGCGACTCAGAGACGTAACGCGAAAGGGGGCGGCGCTTTCGGCCGTCGTCCTCGTCGTCGCCCTCATCAGCGGTCCCGCGATCCCGGCGAACCTGTTCGCTCCCGACGCCTCGACGAATCCCGACGCCGCCATCGACGTCCGCGACTACTCGGTGAGCTACGCGGAAGGGGTCGAAAACGAGATGATCTCCATCGTCGACGTCTCGGCGTTCGGCCAGAACACGACGGTCGAGTCGAGCGGCGTCATCGTCTCGAGCGCCGACCGAAACATCTGGATCGAGGCGGTGTCGGCCCAGCGGCTGGCGTTCGACGGCGGGACGACCGTCGAGGTCGGCGGGCCCGGCTGGCGCGAGACCGTTCACGTCGAGCGCGACGGCTGGACCGCCGCCGGCAACGACACCGCCTACCAGGTCTGGCTCTGGGCCGACGGCGACGATCGCCAGCTCGCTCACACCTCAGACCCCGTTCGGGCCGAGGTCAGAATCGAGGGGCGAAACGTGAGCGTCGTCCCGGATGACGACGGTGCGTTCACGCTCGAGGTCGAGGGGCCGGGCGGCGCAGTCTCGAGCGTCCCGATTCCGGCCGAGAACGCGACGGCCGAAGCCAACGGCCTCACGTTCGAACACGACGACGGGACGATCTTCGCGAAGACGAACGGAACGGTCGTTCCGGTCGCGAGCGAGGAGTAG